The Terriglobia bacterium genome contains a region encoding:
- a CDS encoding alpha-amylase translates to MKLPRLAIFVALVVVALPLPGCSKRPGADGGAETVASRTTSSNPATPSAGRAAVWNHEWIRGAVFYEVFVRSFEDSNGDGIGDLPGLISKLDYLNDGDPATASDLGVDALWLMPVFASPSYHGYDVTDYETINPEYGTNQDFARLVEEAHRRGIKVILDLVINHTSAQHPWFVASASSPRSPKRDWYVWRADDPGWTQPWGGSNRTWHERNGAFYYGIFWGGMPDLNFRNPEVRAEAERIAKLWLDRGVDGFRLDAARHMVEGGPGAAQNDTPETHAFWKEFSAYVRSVKPEAVLVGENWSETAVIATYFGSTAAVPGGDELPMNFDFPLADAIVQDVNAGDGARIAAKIAEVEADYPPGVEDATFLTNHDMVRLATQLGNDPGKLRSAAAVLLTLPGSPFVYYGEEVGLGNGPTRDDESKRTPMPWNASSGGGFTTGKPWFSFAPGQEAANVAAETGDRGSLLSSYRSLVRARRDSAALRLGAIELLSRGGPVLAYVRAAAGERVLVVHNLGAGAVRAGPFAVAASATEPLLIDSGVPEHPAGASGAFTMELPPHASGIWRLR, encoded by the coding sequence ATGAAGCTGCCGCGTCTCGCAATCTTCGTCGCGCTGGTCGTCGTCGCGCTCCCGCTGCCCGGCTGCTCGAAGCGACCGGGCGCCGATGGCGGGGCCGAAACGGTGGCCTCCCGAACCACGTCCTCGAATCCGGCGACCCCGTCCGCGGGGCGGGCTGCGGTCTGGAACCACGAGTGGATCCGCGGCGCGGTGTTCTACGAGGTGTTCGTCCGGAGCTTCGAGGACTCGAACGGCGACGGGATCGGCGACCTTCCCGGGCTGATCTCGAAGCTCGACTACCTGAACGACGGGGATCCCGCGACCGCGTCCGATCTCGGCGTCGACGCCCTGTGGCTCATGCCGGTGTTCGCGTCCCCGAGCTACCACGGCTACGACGTCACCGACTACGAGACGATCAATCCGGAGTACGGGACCAACCAGGACTTCGCTCGCCTCGTCGAGGAGGCCCACCGCCGGGGGATCAAGGTCATTCTGGACCTCGTGATCAACCATACCAGCGCGCAGCACCCGTGGTTCGTCGCGTCGGCGTCCTCCCCGCGGAGCCCGAAGCGCGACTGGTACGTCTGGAGGGCGGACGACCCGGGTTGGACCCAGCCCTGGGGTGGGAGCAACCGCACCTGGCACGAGCGGAACGGGGCGTTCTACTACGGGATCTTCTGGGGAGGGATGCCCGACCTCAACTTCCGGAACCCCGAGGTCCGCGCCGAGGCGGAGCGGATCGCGAAGCTGTGGCTCGACCGCGGCGTCGACGGGTTCCGCCTCGACGCGGCCCGCCACATGGTCGAAGGCGGTCCCGGCGCGGCCCAGAACGACACCCCGGAAACCCACGCGTTCTGGAAGGAGTTCTCGGCGTACGTTCGGAGTGTGAAGCCCGAGGCGGTGCTGGTCGGCGAGAACTGGTCCGAGACCGCGGTGATCGCGACCTACTTCGGCTCGACGGCGGCGGTCCCGGGCGGGGACGAGCTCCCGATGAACTTCGACTTCCCGCTGGCGGACGCGATCGTGCAGGACGTGAACGCGGGGGACGGGGCGCGGATCGCCGCCAAGATCGCGGAGGTCGAGGCGGACTACCCGCCCGGGGTCGAGGACGCGACGTTCCTGACGAACCACGACATGGTCCGCCTGGCGACGCAGCTCGGGAACGACCCCGGGAAGCTCCGGAGCGCGGCCGCGGTGCTGCTCACCCTCCCGGGCTCGCCGTTCGTTTATTACGGCGAGGAAGTCGGCCTCGGGAACGGGCCGACCCGCGACGACGAGTCGAAGCGAACCCCGATGCCGTGGAACGCTTCGTCCGGGGGAGGCTTCACGACGGGGAAGCCCTGGTTCTCGTTCGCTCCGGGGCAGGAGGCCGCGAACGTCGCCGCGGAGACAGGGGATCGAGGCTCGCTCCTGTCCAGCTACCGGTCGCTCGTCCGGGCGAGGAGGGACTCTGCGGCGCTCCGCCTCGGAGCGATCGAGCTGCTCTCGCGTGGCGGCCCCGTGCTCGCGTACGTCCGTGCGGCAGCCGGCGAGCGGGTCCTCGTCGTCCACAACCTGGGCGCGGGGGCCGTGCGCGCGGGACCTTTCGCCGTCGCCGCGAGCGCCACGGAGCCTCTCCTGATCGATTCCGGGGTGCCCGAGCATCCGGCCGGAGCGTCCGGCGCCTTCACCATGGAGCTTCCGCCTCACGCCAGCGGAATCTGGCGGCTGCGCTGA
- a CDS encoding type II toxin-antitoxin system MqsA family antitoxin gives MKKTSSRCDVCGKAGVLRRRLPRTYGRGPTLLVVEDVPVMVCPNCGESYLTAETLQEIERIKLLRRSLAKSRSVAVANFG, from the coding sequence ATGAAGAAGACGAGTAGCCGGTGCGACGTATGCGGGAAGGCGGGGGTCTTGCGCCGCCGCCTGCCCAGGACTTACGGGAGAGGTCCGACCCTCCTGGTCGTCGAGGACGTGCCCGTGATGGTCTGCCCGAATTGCGGGGAGAGCTACCTGACGGCCGAGACCCTGCAGGAAATCGAGCGGATCAAGCTGCTCCGGCGGAGCCTCGCGAAGTCACGGTCCGTGGCGGTCGCCAACTTCGGTTGA
- a CDS encoding DUF4258 domain-containing protein, with protein MREKLRSRQYVMTVHAEEEMDADGLSIFDIENAVLTGRIVERQVDRAKGERKYVIRGRALEGDDTVVVVAKTGPTGKVVVLTVYSE; from the coding sequence ATGCGCGAGAAGCTGCGCTCCCGGCAATACGTGATGACCGTTCATGCCGAGGAGGAGATGGACGCCGACGGTCTCTCGATCTTCGATATCGAGAACGCGGTGCTCACCGGCCGCATCGTCGAGCGACAGGTGGACAGGGCGAAGGGGGAGAGGAAGTACGTGATCCGGGGACGCGCCTTGGAAGGCGATGACACGGTGGTTGTCGTGGCGAAAACGGGGCCGACGGGCAAGGTCGTGGTCCTGACCGTATACTCGGAGTGA